ACTCAACTCAAGGAGAGACTGCTCCGAGCGCCATCGCGAGGGGTGTGCCTGGAGCGATGCCCAGCGCGAGCACCAAGAAGCCCGCGATCACGAGCGCACCCGTCACCAAACCGGAGCGCATCGGCACCGCGAGGGGTGCACCGGGCGCCGGCTCACGGAAGTACATGAACACGATCACGCGCAGGTAGTAGTAGGCGCCGAGCAAGCTGTTCAACAGGCCCAACACTGCCAGCAGATAGAGTTCGCTCCCCATTGCCGCGCGGAAGATGTAGAGCTTGCCGAAGAAGCCAGCAGTCGGCGGCATGCCAGCCAACGACAGCAGGAAAACCGTGAACGCCAGCGCAGCCGCCGGATGGCGCTTACCAAGGCCCGCCAGATCTTCGTAGCTCACCGCCTCTGCGCCGCGGCTACCACACAGGATCAGCGCGCCGAACGCACCGGCCGTCGAGACCGTGTAGGTCAAGAGGTAGAACATCACGCTCGCCTGGCCTTCCGCCGGAGCGCGCATGGTGGCAACCAAACCGACGAGCACGTAACCCGCGTGGGCAATCGAGGAGTACGCGAGCATGCGCTTCACGGACTCCTGCCGGCCGGCAATCACGTTCGCGACGGTCATCGTCAGGATGGCGAGGAACGCCAGCACCGGCGGCCAGCCCGTGCCCCAGCTCATCAGGCGCTCGTCGCCAAAGCTGGTGAGCAACACGCGCATCATCACCGCGAACGCCGCGGTCTTCACAGCCACGGCCATGAACGTCGTGGCCGGCGTGGGGGCGCCTTCGTAGGCGTCGGGGGTCCACATGTGGAATGGCACGGCGCTCACCTTGAAGGCGAGACCGGCCAGGTTCAGCACCAAGCCGAGCACCACGAGTGCGGCGTTCACCTTGCTGTCTGGCTGGCCAATGCTCGCAACGGCTTCACCGATCCCCTTGAGGTCGGTGTGCCCCGTCGCACCGTAGAGCAGCGCTGCGCCGAAGAGCATGAGCGCGGCAGCGAAACTCCCGAGCAGGAAGTACTTCAGCGACGCCTCGGCAGCGCGAGGGCTGCCACGACGTAGACCGATGAGGGCGTACACGCCGAGGCTCATCGTCTCGAGTCCGATGAACAGGCTCAGCAGGTCACCCGAGGCCGCGAGCACCTGAGCGCCGAACGTCGCCAGGATCACCAGTGGGAAAAACTCGCCGCGGTCGATGTTGTGCTCGGGCAGGTAGCCCCCAGCGAGCAACGCCGCGAATGCGCCACCCAGGCAGAGCACGAAGCTCATGAAGAGCGCCACGCGGTCCATGACGAGCCACGGCTCGAGCAGCTTGAGTTCGGGCAGGTTCTGAGGCCCAACCATCCACACGGCGACGCTCAGCACAGCGCCCGCGAATAGAATCACCGCGGCGCCGAGGCCCAGCTCGCCACTGCGGCCAGCTCCAGCGTCGACGATGTGCTCAGTGCCATGCAGCTCTTTGTCGACCTGCGGCTTGCCGAACGCCTCAGCGAGCATCAGGAGCAGCGCGCCGAAGCCGACCGCCAGAAGCGGGGAGAGAGGGAACAGCAGATTCATTGTGCGCTCTCCTTGTCGAGCGCGGCAGTCGCGCCCTCAGGAGCCTCAGTTTGTTTCTTCGGATCCTCGGGGTAACCCGAACTCAACGCTCCCGAAAGCCGCGGCAGCAGCACAGCGCGGTCGGGGTTCGTGTCCATCGCGTTGCGGAACTCCCGAGTGGAGTCCATGAAGCGGGCGGTCACGCCTGCGACGCTTGGTTTCATCACGTCCAGGAACAAATTCGGGAACAGGCCCAGCACGAACACCATGGCGATGAGCGGTGCGAGCACCACTGTCTCGCGGATGTTCAGATCCTTGAGGTTCTTGTTCTTGGGATTCGACAGCGGACCAAAGAAGGTCTTCTGCACCATGCTGAGCATGTACACCGCAGCCAAGATGACGCCGAAGGCGGCGAGGCCACCTTGGAGCTTGCCGTGGCTGCCGAGGACGCTGGAGGTGAACGAACCCATGATCACCATGAACTCGCCCACGAAGCCGTTGGTGCCCGGAACGCCGATGCTCGACATCGTGATCAGCACGAAGCACGCGGTGTAGATCGGCATCACCTTCGCAAGGCCACCGAACTCGCTGACCAAGCGCGTGTGGCGGCGGTCGTAGATCACGCCGACCAAGATGAAGAGCGCGCCGGTCGAGATGCCGTGGTTCACCATCTGAAGCACGCCACCGGCGATGCCGGCCTCAGTTGCGGTAAACAGGCCAAGCATCACAAAGCCCAGGTGCGCCACCGAGGAGTAGGCAATCAGCTTTTTGATGTCGCTCTGTTTCCAGGCAACCAGCGCGGCGTACAGGATGCCGCCGCCGATCGCCACGCCCGCCAGGTTCGCTGCGGCGGCATACGCCGGCCCGGCAAACATCCCCATGCAGAAGCGAATGTAGGCGTAGGTCCCGAGCTTCAACAGCACCGCGGCCAGAATCACGGAGCCGCCCGTTGGCGCCTGGACGTGAGCGTCTGGAAGCCACGTGTGCAGCGGGAACATCGGGACCTTGATCAAGAAGGCCAAGGCGAACGCCGCGAAGCACAGGTAGGCGGCGGTCTGGGGCAACACCAGACGGCTGAGCGCCAGGTAGTCGAAGGTCACGTAGCCAGCGACCTGCTCGTGAGTCCAGACCATGTACAGAATGGCGGCGAGCATCAGCAAGCTGCCGGCCATGGTGTAGAGGAAGAACTTGTAGGAAGCCTTGATCTTCTCAACGCCACCCCAGATGCCGATGAGGATCAGCATCGGCACCAGCATCAGCTCCCAGAACACGTAGAACAGGAACAGGTCGAGGCTGACGAACGCGCCGAGCATCGCGCCGTGCAGCAGCAGCAAGCTGAAGCACAGGTCCTTGGTGCGTTTCTTCAGGGAACCGAAGCTCGCGTACGCGGCGAGCGGCGTGGTGAAGGTCGATAGGATGACCAGCCAGATGCTGATGCCGTCGACCGCCACGTGGTAGCGGATACCAAATCCAGGGAGCCACTCTCGCACATACTGGAAGTGCCAGCCGTCGGTCATCGGCACCTTGAGGAGCCAGAGCGAAGCCACGAAATCCAGGCCGAGGATGACCATCGTCACGCGTCGCAAGAGCTCGGGCGACTGCCTGGGCATGAACAGGATCGCGACCGCACCGACAATCGGCAGGAAGACGATCAAGTTGAGCAGCTGATCCCACTCCATGGGGGGCGCTGCCGCGGTCTCGACGGCCTTCTCGGGCCACATCGAGGAGATGAAGGCTGCTGCGAGGAGCCCGACAATGCCCAACGCGAAGCGCTCGAACTTCGACTCGCGACGCGGAATCAACGCGCCAACGGCGAAGGCGGCGGCGTAGGGCCACGCCTGGACCAAAGAGCTTGAAAGCGAGTTCACTGCGTGTCTCCCTGCGGAGCCGGATGGCCAGGCGGCATCACGATATGCGGGCGGCCTTGCGCGTCCTGTTGAATCACCATGTTGGCGGGCGCTGAACCAGGCGGCCGATCGTCCTTGGGACGGGTGACCTCGTACTCCCAGCTCGAGTGATGCCCGAACGCATCTTGCACTTCGAGGCGGACAGTGCGCGCAGCGCCCCGATCCAAATTGAAGCTGGTTGTGCGCTGGGTGCCGAACTCCTCACCGCCGTCGTACTGGAAGTCCCCTTCCCCTTGCTTGCTGCTCCAGCGATAGGAGTAGCCAAGGCCGGGTGCCGCTTCCACGCGGTAGCTACCGGTGCGGTGGTTCTCGAATGGCTTTGCCGAGGCGTGAGGCGTCAGCATGAACCAGCCAAGGCACGCGGTGCCGGCCACCATCGCGGCGGCGTAAGCTTGCACACGCCCTGTCTGGGCGTAGCGCAGCACGGTTCCGGTGACTTGCACGATGCCAGCCGTGAGCCTGGCCACGATGCCGTCGACGATCCACTTGTCAGCCCAGGTGAAGAACTCCGCGAGAGCGTCCACAGCGCCGATGAAGGTCTCTTCGTAGAACTCGTCGACCCACCACTTGTTCATCAGGAAGCGATGCACACCGGGAGCCTTCTCCGCGAGCTGCGCGGCGGGTTCGCCCCCCTTCGAGATGTAGAAGAACCAAGCCAGCCCGACGCCGGCCACTCCGACCAGCACTCCGGGCACGGCCAGGGTCAACATCATGTGGTGATCCGGGTCGATGCTCTTCACGCCGGTGGAGGCGAGCTTGAACACCGGTTCGAGCCAGTGCTCGAGAGCGTGCATGTGGAGCAACGGGGCGTTCAGGAAGCCAGCGACCGCCGCCAGACCCGCCAGGATGACCAGCGGAGTGGTCATCTGCCAGGGCGATTCGTGGGGCGTGGGCCCCTCTCGAGGCTCTTCGGGATCGAACGCGTGGTGATCGTGTTCGTCGTGGTGGTCGTCCCCGTGAGCGTCGTGCGCGTGGGGGTCGACCCAATTCTTCACGATCTTCCAGCCCTTGAATTCTCCGTGGAAAATCCGGAAGTAGAGGCGGAACATGTAGAACGCCGTCATCACAGCGCCCAACAAGCCCATGCCGTAGATCGCCTTGCCAGCCCAAGCTGGCCACTGAGCGAGCTCTGGATAAGCCGCGCGGACCGAGTCCGGCGCCGTCACCCCTTGGGTGTACGCCATGTAGAGGATCTCGTCCTTGGACCAGAAACCGGCGAGGGGCGGGATGCCCGCGATCGCGATGCAGCTGATCAGGAAGGTCCAGTGGGTCAGGGGCATGAACGCCTTCATGCCGCCCATGTTCCGCATGTCCTGGCTTGCGTCCGTGTCATGGATCCGCGCGTGCATCGCGTGGATCACCGAACCCGCACCGAGGAACAAACACGCCTTGAAGAAGGCGTGGGTCATCACGTGGAAGAACCCCGCGGTGAAAGCACCGACGCCGGTACCGATGAACATGTACCCAAGCTGGCTGACGGTTGAGTACGCCAGCACCTTCTTGATGTCGTTCTGTACCAGCGCGATGGTCGCTGCGAGCAATGCGGTGAACGCGCCCACGAGGGCGATCACCAACATCGCCGTCGGCGCCATCACGAACACTCCCGACATGCGGCACATCAGGTAGACACCTGCGGTCACCATCGTCGCGGCGTGAATCAGCGCGGAGACCGGGGTCGGGCCCGCCATGGCGTCCGGTAGCCAGACGTACAACGGGAACTGGGCGCTCTTGCCGGCGCAGCCCAAGAACAGGAATAACGCGACCAGCGTGGAGCGGTCGGCGTAACGGGGCTGGCTCAACCAGTCGCCCAGGTAGTGAGCCAGCGGAACGTCGTTACCAAGCGGCCAGATCTGGGTCTTGCCAGCCAGGCCGGCCGCTCCAGCATCGATACCAGCCCAGTCGAGTGCGCCGGTGTAGCTGAGCAATAGGCCCATCGCACAGAGCAGGCCGAAGTCGCCGATACGGTTCGCGATGAACGCCTTCTTGCCCGCCGCCGCGTTTGCATCCTCGTGGAACCAGAATCCAATCAGGAGGTAGCTGCAGAGGCCGACGCCTTCCCAACCCACGAACAGGATTGGCAGGCTATCGCCCAAGATCAAAACCAGCATCGAGAAGATGAACAGGTTCAGATAGGCGAAGAAGCGGTAGTACCCAGGGTCTTCCTCCATGTACTTCGAGGAGTACAAGTGGATGAGGAAGCCGACGCCGGTCACGATCAAGCTCATCGTGGAGTTCAGCGCGTCGAGGCTGAACTTCACCGACAGAGTCGGTCGGGCATTGGGCGTGCTCAGGGATAGCCACTCCCACGCGGTCCAGCTGAAGCGAACCGCGTGCTCCTCATGCCCCTGCGCGGTGCGCAGCATGAAGAAGGCGGTCACCGCCGCGATGAAGGCACCCCCCACGGCGCTGAGCGCCATCAGCGTCACGCCCTGACGGCCGAGACGCTTGCCGAAGACGCCGTTGATGAAGGCACCAATCAGCGGCAGGCCAAGAATGACCGCGAGCAGCGTGAAATCTGTGTCCGGGAAAACAACTTGCAGCGTGTGCATGGTCTCGAGTTGCCCGTCTAGTGGCGCAGAGCGTCTGCCTCGTCACTCTGGACGGAGGAGCGCAAGCGGTAGAAAGCGATGACGATCGCCAGGCCGACGGCGGCTTCAGCTGCCGCGACGGCGATCACGAAGAAGGCGAAAACGTTGCCGGTCATGTTGCCGACGTGGACGCGGTTGTAAGCAACCAGCGCGAGATTGACTGAGTTGAGCATCAGCTCGATGCACATCAACTGAACCAGCACGTTCCTACGCACCAAGAACCCAACGGCGCCGATCGAGAAGATCAGCCCCGAGAGCATGACGTAGTGCTCGAGTACGTTTCCGAGCAGATTCAATGTGCACCGTCCTTCCGGACTCCAGTGTCGACCTGAGCGGCCACGTCCCGGGGGTGAGCCGGGCCACCGAAGTACTTGCCCTTGGGTAGGGCACGAGGCTTGTCGATTCGCACAGCCTTGCCGCGCGCGATAGCGATGGCGCCGATGGCCGCGGCGATGAGCAGCGCGGTAGCGAGCTCGAAAGGCACGATGCCCTGGGTGAAGAGCTGGCCGCCCACTGCCTCGACGTCACCGTGGCCGGGCATGACCTTGGCGAACACCGTCGGGGTCGGTCCGCCCTTGGCCAGAAGAAACAGCGCGCCCGCAGCGAGCAACGCCATCAGCCCACCAGCGAACGCGCGGGAGATTTGCGCCTTGCCGGCTTCGACATCGGTTCGCGCGTCGGGGCCAAGCACCATGATCACGAACACGAACAAGACGACGACGGCCCCCGCGTACACCATCAGCTGGATTGCCGCGAGGAACTGCGCATCCAGCTTCAGGAACAGGCCCGCGATGCCCAAGATCGTCGCCAAGAGCCCGACGGCGCTGCGAATCGGATTGTGCGAGGTGACCGTGCCTAGAGCGCCCACGAGGGCCACCAGGGCGCACACCACGAAGAAGAGATTTCCAGCCATAGGTGACTCCGTTCGGCTTCCCTACTCCGCCGCCCGGCGGTCGGTCGCGAGCCAGCCGAGTTCACCGGTCTGGTTCTTTCCACCGGTCTGCACGTAGTCCTCGAAGTGCTTTCGGAACTTGCGGATGAAGGCCAGCATGGGGGTGGCAGCACCGTCGCCGAACGCGCAGATGGTGTTGCCCGTGATGTTCGAGGCGATCTCGTGCACCCGATCGAGTTCTTCCATCGTGGCGGTGCCTTGCACCACCTTGTCGAAGATGCGCTCGAGCCAACCGCAGCCTTCGCGGCAGGGCGTGCACTGACCACAAGACTCGTGCTTGTAGAAGTGAATCAGGTTCTGGCAGGCCAACACCGGGTCGGCGCGATCGCTCAGCACGATGGCGCAGCAAGTGCCGAGCATGTTCCCCGTGCGGCGGTAGGTGTCGACGCCCATCGGCAGGTCTAGGACGCTCTTGCCGTTGTACGCAGCGAAGCGCTCGTCGCCTTCGATGTTGACGATCTCGTCCTCCAGCATGATTGGGCAGCTGGATCCGCCGGGAATCACACCGAGCAACGGGCGGTCGTCCAGCATGCCGCCGCCCAGGTCGAAAATGAGTTCACGCAACGTGAGGCCCACGGCGGCTTCGTAGACGCCCGGCTTCTTCACGTGGCCGCTGACCCCAAACAACCGCGCCCCGCCATCGTTGAAGGCGTGAAGCTCGCTGAGCTTGGAGAAGGTGTCACCACCCACCTCGAAGACCGACGGCATGATGGCGATGGTCTCCACGTTGTTCACCGTGGAGGGCATGCCAAACACGCCGTACTGCGCAGGGAACGGAGGCTTCAGGCGAGGCTCACCGCGCCGACCCTCGAGAGAGTTGATGAGCGCGGTCTCTTCTCCGCAGATGTAAGCGCCTGCGCCCGTGTGGACGTAGACCTGCATCGCGTAGTCTTTACCGAAGGGCTTTTCCCCGAGGTAACCCTTGGCGCGGGCCTCCTCGATAGCGGCCCAGAGCCGCGCCTTGGACAAGTGCAGCTCGTCGCGCACGTAGATATACGCCGCGTGAGCGCCGATGCCGTAGCCGGCGATGATGCACCCCTCGATCAACGCGTGAGGGTTCATCTCCATGATCGTGCGGTCTTTGAAGGTACCAGGCTCCCCTTCGTCCGCGTTGACGACCAGGTAGTGAGGCTTGTCCCCCGGCGGAGGCATGAAGCTCCACTTGGTGCCAGCGTCGAAGCCTGCGCCGCCGCGGCCGCGGATGTGCGCAGCCTTCGCCTCTTCGATGACTTGCTCGCGAGTCATCGAGAGCGCTTTACGCGCGCTCTTGTAGCCCCCGCCTTGCTCGTACATCTCGAGCTTCCAGCTGTCGGGCTTCCCGTAGTTCTTGGACAGGTACTGCGTCTGCTTCAGCATCCGGACCTCAACCCTCGTACATCAGGCGGTCGAGGATTCGGTCGACCTGCTCGATGCTGAGGTTCTCGTAGTAGTCCTTGTCGACCTGCATCATCGGCGCGGTGCCGCATGAAGCGAGGCACTCGGCGGTGCGCAGGGTGACGCGGCCGTCTTTAGTCGTTTCTCCGCAGCGCACACCAAGCTTCTTTTCGCAGTGCGCGAGAATTTGGTCGGAGCCTCGTAGCGCGCAGGAAAGCGTGCGGCAGACCCACACCTGGTGCTTGCCGGGTTTGTGCTGGTTGAAGAGCGTATAGAAGGTGACGACGCCTTTGACGTGCGCCGCCGACAGCTCGAGCCGTTCTGCGACGAACTGGATGACGTCTTCGTTCACCCAGTTCTCGTTGGCTTCCTGGCACAAGTGCAGCGTGGGAATGCACGCCGCCATCTTGTTTGGGTAGCGCTCGAGAATGCTCTTCAGCTGGCGCTCCTGCTCCTCGTTCAGGGCGAATGCCATGACTTGTTCAATCCTGTGTAGTCGATGGGGTTGGCCAAGGACTGGTGCTGCGCCTGGCGCCCGCCGCCTCGGGGTGGGTTCTGGGGAGTTTGGTGCGCGCCAACGAGCGCGACCGGACAGACAAAACTGGCTTGAAAGACAGTCCCTGTGGCCAGGGCGAGCGCACCGTAGTGAGGTGCCAAGTCGGGTGTCAAGAGCGCTCTAGACGGGCTAAGTCAGCGAGACGCACGGCCAAACCCAGGGCTGTCTCGAGCCGTTGCTTACTCGGGGAGGAATCGAGTGGCCATGCCGCCTTCAGCCTCCCCGTAGCCGGGCCGGGTCAGCGTCCGGTTTCGCCACGAAGTGGGCTGACTCGGGGGCGGCACGAATCGGCTCTGCGGAAACGTGCGTGGGGAGCCCCAGCAACTTCCGCTCGAAACGCAACGCTGTGGGCTTGAGTCTCGGGCACTTAGCCGTGTAGGCTGGCGCCCTCGCTGAACCAGCGACAATGGAGGTAGGGCCGAGTGTTTTGTCCGAACTGTGGGACGCAGAACGAGGATAGTGCGAATAGCTGCGTCAAGTGCGGTTTCAACTTGAAGGGCTCTGCGGCGCCCAAGTTCAAGGGCACCATGCTGATGATGAATGCCCCCACCATCCCCAAGCCCGGGGAAGGGGCAGCACCACCAGCACCGGGAGGAGCTCCAGCGGCTCCGAAGCCCAAGCTAAAGGGCACGATGCTCGGCGTTGCGCCGCCGTCGGCCGGTGGCGTCGCGCCGCCTGACGCTCCAGCCCCCGCTGCACCTCCGCCACCAGCTCCCCCCGCACCGGAACCTCCGGGTGGTGGCGTGAATCCGCTGGGTGGAACGATGGTCGCGGACATGAGCCCCGTGGGTGATATCCCCGCTCCGCCCGCGCCTCCGATGCCAGATGCTGGTGGTGGCTTCCCGCCGCCCGGCGGTGATCCGATGGGCCCGCCGCCCGGTGCTCCAATGGGTGGACCGCCGCCGGGTGCACCGATGGGTGGACCGCCAGACATGGGTGGACCTCCTCCGGGTGCGCCGATGGGTGGACCGCCACCAGGTGGACCGCCGCCTGGTGCACCAATGGGCGGTGCACCAATGGGCGGTGCGCCGATGGGTGGACCGCCGCCAGGTGGACCGATGGGAGGAGCGCCGATGGGTGCGCCGCCGCCTGGTGCGCCGATGGGTGGACCTCCCATGGGCGGACCGATGGCTGGCCCAGTGGGTGGCGCGATGGCCGGCATGAATCAGATGGCCGGTGGCGACGACATCAAGAAGCAGGCTCAGACCTGGCTGATCTTGTCGATCGTTACCTTCTTCTGCGGCTGTGGTCTGCTCGCCGCTGCTCCTGCGTTCTTCGCTTGGAAGGCGAAGCAAGCGGCTGAAGCAGGAGACGTCCAGGAGTTCCAGTCGAAGATCAAGATCGCAAAGATCCTGACCATCCTCGGTTTCGTCTGGTTCGTCGTGATTGTGATCCTCCAGATCGTCTTGCAAGTGATGGCCAGCTAACCAATCGCGCCAACCCAACCCAACGCGCGGGCTCCTTCGAGCCCGCGCGTTTCGTTTGTGCTCCTGCACTTGGTGAAACCCGTGTGCGCTTTGAAAGAGGCTCGAGAGCGCTCTGGTTTTGTGCGCCTCGAGTTGCCCGAGCGACCGTTCGGCGGTACTCGAGTCGAAGTGCAGGTCGCAACGGGGACAACGGGGACAGCCGCTCAACCGAGCAATGAGCGTTCGATCAGGGACTGGGTGCTGCGCATCCTGCTCTGGGCGCTCGTGGTGGGTCCGCTCTTCTTCAGTCTGTTCACCGACTTCGTCGCCTGCCCTTCGGCGCGCATGTTCAATCAGCCCTGCCCTGGCTGCGGCCTGACCCGCGCCACCATGGCGGCGCTGCACGGGCACCTCGGTGAGGCCTTCCACATGCACCCGCTGTTTTTCCTCGCGGCACCGTTCAACGCGCTCGCGCTGATCTACGGCAGCTGGCTCTTGCTCGCGCCCAAGCGCTTTCAGCCGTCAAACGAGAAGCTCTTCTCCGCGGGCAAGCGCATCGGTCAAGCCTATATCGTGATCTCGATCCTGCTCACCGTGCTCTGGGTGGCGCGCTTCTTCGGTGCGTTCGGCGGACCCGTGCCAGTCGGCGCCAAGGCCGCTCAAGAGTGGCACCAGTCCGGTGAGGCGCTCTGAAACTGCGGCGCTCTAAAGCTGCAGCGCCGTGAGACGGCAGCGCGTCAAGCCACAGCGCCTATCTCGAAACCGAGCGGCTCAGACGTTGAAGCGGAAGTGGATCACGTCGCCATCGCGCACGACGTACTCCTTGCCTTCGATCGCGAGCTTGCCAGCGTCACGGCACTTGGCTTCCGACCCATACTTGATCAGGTCCTCCCACCAAATCACCTCGGCCTTGATGAAGCCTCGCTGAAAATCGCTGTGGATGGCCCCGGCGCACTCGGGCGCCGTTGAGCCTTTCCGCACGGTCCATGCACGGCACTCCTTCTCACCGGCGGTGAGGAAGGTCAGCAAACCGAGCAGCTCGTACCCCGTGCGAATCACCGAGTTCAGGCCCGGCTCCTTGAGCCCGACGCTCTCGAGGAACTCTGGTCGATCAGCGGGCTCGAGCTCCGCGATTTGCTCCTCGAGCTGCGCGCAAATCGGGATCACCTTCGCGCCCTCGGCCTCGGCGTAAGCCTTGAGCTTCATGAGGTGCGGGTTCGCGTCGAGATCAGCGAGGGAGCCTTCGTCCACGTTGGCCACGTAGAACACTGGCTTGCTCGTCAAGAGCTGCATATCCCTGAGGATATTGTTCTCGGTCTCGCCGTCGACCTTGAAGGAGCGCGCCGGCTTCCCTTCGTCCAGATGCTTGGCGAGCGCCTCGCACACCACGATGGCCGCCTTCTCTACGGCGTCGCCACCCTTGCTCTGACGGCGAGCGCGATCGAGGCGCTTGTTCACCGTGTCCATGTCCTTGAGCGCCAGTTCCGTGTGGATCGTCTCGATGTCGTCTACGGGGCTCACCTTGCCCTCGACGTGCACGACGTTCTCGTCTTCGAAGCAACGCACCACGTGGGCAACCGCGTCGACCTCGCGGATATGCGACAAGAACTGGTTGCCGAGGCCCTCACCCTTGGAGGCGCCACGCACCAAGCCAGCGATGTCCACGAACTGAATCGTGGTCGGCACTTCGCGCTGTGTCTTGTAGACCACGCTCAGCTGCTTCAGGCGCTCGTCGGGGACTGGCACCACGCCGACGTTCGGCTCGATGGTGCAGAACGCGTAGTTCGCCGCCTCCGCCTTGGCGGTGCTGAGGGAGTTGAAGAGAGTGCTCTTACCGACGTTCGGCAGGCCAACGATGCCGCAAGAAAAGCCCATGGGGGCGGGGCTCTACACCCGAGGCGCAGCCAAGTCGAGCACCGGCTGACCGGCAGCGCGCCTCCCCCCCGAAAAACTCGAGAGAACTCGCGGCAGCTCCACGTCGGCGAGCCTCAGCCGGCGTTGCTCGAGTGGCCTTGCGGCGCGCGTTGGGAGTCGCCGTGCGCTGATCCCCAATGCGCTGTGGGTGACGAACGCGTGCGGAGTCAGACTCCAGAATCCCGCGCTTGCTTCTCCGCTCTGCGCGCTCGAGCGAGGCTGGTTTTGGGGGTGAGGTCCTACGGTTTCCACTGAAGCTCGAGCGGGTTTCCGCCCTGGTCTCGCTTGCGCGCTGTGATACGGTCTCACGCCCGGGCCACTACGGAGCCCGACTACATAGTTGGCTCGCGACGCGGGCCCTGCGTGTCAGCGAGG
This portion of the Polyangiaceae bacterium genome encodes:
- a CDS encoding NADH-quinone oxidoreductase subunit N; the encoded protein is MNLLFPLSPLLAVGFGALLLMLAEAFGKPQVDKELHGTEHIVDAGAGRSGELGLGAAVILFAGAVLSVAVWMVGPQNLPELKLLEPWLVMDRVALFMSFVLCLGGAFAALLAGGYLPEHNIDRGEFFPLVILATFGAQVLAASGDLLSLFIGLETMSLGVYALIGLRRGSPRAAEASLKYFLLGSFAAALMLFGAALLYGATGHTDLKGIGEAVASIGQPDSKVNAALVVLGLVLNLAGLAFKVSAVPFHMWTPDAYEGAPTPATTFMAVAVKTAAFAVMMRVLLTSFGDERLMSWGTGWPPVLAFLAILTMTVANVIAGRQESVKRMLAYSSIAHAGYVLVGLVATMRAPAEGQASVMFYLLTYTVSTAGAFGALILCGSRGAEAVSYEDLAGLGKRHPAAALAFTVFLLSLAGMPPTAGFFGKLYIFRAAMGSELYLLAVLGLLNSLLGAYYYLRVIVFMYFREPAPGAPLAVPMRSGLVTGALVIAGFLVLALGIAPGTPLAMALGAVSP
- a CDS encoding NADH-quinone oxidoreductase subunit M codes for the protein MVQAWPYAAAFAVGALIPRRESKFERFALGIVGLLAAAFISSMWPEKAVETAAAPPMEWDQLLNLIVFLPIVGAVAILFMPRQSPELLRRVTMVILGLDFVASLWLLKVPMTDGWHFQYVREWLPGFGIRYHVAVDGISIWLVILSTFTTPLAAYASFGSLKKRTKDLCFSLLLLHGAMLGAFVSLDLFLFYVFWELMLVPMLILIGIWGGVEKIKASYKFFLYTMAGSLLMLAAILYMVWTHEQVAGYVTFDYLALSRLVLPQTAAYLCFAAFALAFLIKVPMFPLHTWLPDAHVQAPTGGSVILAAVLLKLGTYAYIRFCMGMFAGPAYAAAANLAGVAIGGGILYAALVAWKQSDIKKLIAYSSVAHLGFVMLGLFTATEAGIAGGVLQMVNHGISTGALFILVGVIYDRRHTRLVSEFGGLAKVMPIYTACFVLITMSSIGVPGTNGFVGEFMVIMGSFTSSVLGSHGKLQGGLAAFGVILAAVYMLSMVQKTFFGPLSNPKNKNLKDLNIRETVVLAPLIAMVFVLGLFPNLFLDVMKPSVAGVTARFMDSTREFRNAMDTNPDRAVLLPRLSGALSSGYPEDPKKQTEAPEGATAALDKESAQ
- the nuoL gene encoding NADH-quinone oxidoreductase subunit L — encoded protein: MHTLQVVFPDTDFTLLAVILGLPLIGAFINGVFGKRLGRQGVTLMALSAVGGAFIAAVTAFFMLRTAQGHEEHAVRFSWTAWEWLSLSTPNARPTLSVKFSLDALNSTMSLIVTGVGFLIHLYSSKYMEEDPGYYRFFAYLNLFIFSMLVLILGDSLPILFVGWEGVGLCSYLLIGFWFHEDANAAAGKKAFIANRIGDFGLLCAMGLLLSYTGALDWAGIDAGAAGLAGKTQIWPLGNDVPLAHYLGDWLSQPRYADRSTLVALFLFLGCAGKSAQFPLYVWLPDAMAGPTPVSALIHAATMVTAGVYLMCRMSGVFVMAPTAMLVIALVGAFTALLAATIALVQNDIKKVLAYSTVSQLGYMFIGTGVGAFTAGFFHVMTHAFFKACLFLGAGSVIHAMHARIHDTDASQDMRNMGGMKAFMPLTHWTFLISCIAIAGIPPLAGFWSKDEILYMAYTQGVTAPDSVRAAYPELAQWPAWAGKAIYGMGLLGAVMTAFYMFRLYFRIFHGEFKGWKIVKNWVDPHAHDAHGDDHHDEHDHHAFDPEEPREGPTPHESPWQMTTPLVILAGLAAVAGFLNAPLLHMHALEHWLEPVFKLASTGVKSIDPDHHMMLTLAVPGVLVGVAGVGLAWFFYISKGGEPAAQLAEKAPGVHRFLMNKWWVDEFYEETFIGAVDALAEFFTWADKWIVDGIVARLTAGIVQVTGTVLRYAQTGRVQAYAAAMVAGTACLGWFMLTPHASAKPFENHRTGSYRVEAAPGLGYSYRWSSKQGEGDFQYDGGEEFGTQRTTSFNLDRGAARTVRLEVQDAFGHHSSWEYEVTRPKDDRPPGSAPANMVIQQDAQGRPHIVMPPGHPAPQGDTQ
- the nuoK gene encoding NADH-quinone oxidoreductase subunit NuoK; translated protein: MLSGLIFSIGAVGFLVRRNVLVQLMCIELMLNSVNLALVAYNRVHVGNMTGNVFAFFVIAVAAAEAAVGLAIVIAFYRLRSSVQSDEADALRH
- a CDS encoding NADH-quinone oxidoreductase subunit J; the encoded protein is MAGNLFFVVCALVALVGALGTVTSHNPIRSAVGLLATILGIAGLFLKLDAQFLAAIQLMVYAGAVVVLFVFVIMVLGPDARTDVEAGKAQISRAFAGGLMALLAAGALFLLAKGGPTPTVFAKVMPGHGDVEAVGGQLFTQGIVPFELATALLIAAAIGAIAIARGKAVRIDKPRALPKGKYFGGPAHPRDVAAQVDTGVRKDGAH
- the nuoF gene encoding NADH-quinone oxidoreductase subunit NuoF — translated: MLKQTQYLSKNYGKPDSWKLEMYEQGGGYKSARKALSMTREQVIEEAKAAHIRGRGGAGFDAGTKWSFMPPPGDKPHYLVVNADEGEPGTFKDRTIMEMNPHALIEGCIIAGYGIGAHAAYIYVRDELHLSKARLWAAIEEARAKGYLGEKPFGKDYAMQVYVHTGAGAYICGEETALINSLEGRRGEPRLKPPFPAQYGVFGMPSTVNNVETIAIMPSVFEVGGDTFSKLSELHAFNDGGARLFGVSGHVKKPGVYEAAVGLTLRELIFDLGGGMLDDRPLLGVIPGGSSCPIMLEDEIVNIEGDERFAAYNGKSVLDLPMGVDTYRRTGNMLGTCCAIVLSDRADPVLACQNLIHFYKHESCGQCTPCREGCGWLERIFDKVVQGTATMEELDRVHEIASNITGNTICAFGDGAATPMLAFIRKFRKHFEDYVQTGGKNQTGELGWLATDRRAAE
- a CDS encoding NAD(P)H-dependent oxidoreductase subunit E — protein: MAFALNEEQERQLKSILERYPNKMAACIPTLHLCQEANENWVNEDVIQFVAERLELSAAHVKGVVTFYTLFNQHKPGKHQVWVCRTLSCALRGSDQILAHCEKKLGVRCGETTKDGRVTLRTAECLASCGTAPMMQVDKDYYENLSIEQVDRILDRLMYEG